ttaaaagatgttaTTGATGAATAAGTAGAATTGTTTAATGAAGCTCAAAATTgagtaattttagaaaattgaattaaagtaTTGAAAATGTGATGGGATAAattgagagagaagaaaatgatgtaAATGTGTGGGTGTGATGAGAGAGGGGAATGAAGAAAAAGGTCAAAAATAAGAAGTTCGGCGTTCAAATGTGGGGTCCAGGGAACAGTGTGCACCAATTTGGGGATGCCACGTTTGAGTCGGTGAGCAGGAATGTAACGGCCGGGTAATTTGATGACCTCAGATCGAGAGTAGGGGCCCCACGCGCCGTTCAAACTTGTTGTATAATAAGGTAACgtcttcctttctctctttctctctttctttctttcttcattatcattatttattattttcttttaataacaaatttcactactttactttttttaaaaaaattaaagttatatattaatgctaataccaaattaaatttcgttaacttttctaaaaaacaacaacaacaacaataaaacaTGTCATTATAGTAATGAGTTTGCATTCATATTATATCAACCATCCtttgaaattctttatttgattGTGTTTACAAACtctataattatatattgttaattaactaaagtataaaaaaaatgaaaaggatgaaaggttagtaaaaaaaaaagtagggTGAATCCCACGTAATAGTCAAATGTAAAGGAATAAAATTGCTGTTAGGAATTTTGCATTGGAATTACAACACATTAGTAACAATGAATGGAGtcccatttttaaaaacacataacTAACAATTAATCACGaaacaattcaaaatagaCATTATTGGTGGATGCTATAAGACCATTCTTCCACCAACACATGTGCCTCAAATAGGAAAACAAGAAAGTCGATTTCTCAATTCAACATTTGTCTACTCTTTCTCTGCATTTCATCTctatatttcttctttattatatatatatatacaataccAAATGGTAACTTAGTAATGTGCCACCTCTCCAATACACTTTAAACACTATGAATTGGTTTCTTCAGTTTGTAAATTAcaaatctattttataaatttttaggtTTGTGTGTTGTTGTTTAGTTccatttaaaagtatatgaaAAGTGTGTATGCTTTATTTAtagtcaaaatatttaaatatctattagatacaaaatataaaattcaaaaccaaactgacaatttaatttttcttatatttatatttttcaataagcAAAAGATTGATGTGAGTGTTGAATCAATCAATATTCAAGCATagataaaaaatgtaaataaaattctgtgttttacttttgtaataccattataatatttaatttttaaacaaatttaaataagttGGAGTAATTAAATgtagtttaataaaaaaatttgttacaaGAGTTCGATCAAATTATACAGAtgctaaattataaaattttaaattaacgagaatatagtaaatattatttcaattatttattatctatgttaatttgaatataacccaattattaaaaagaggtgagttttagaaataaattacTGGTTAGAAAggcttaaaataaaaaatacaaaaccaaaagtgggaaagattaaaaataaaaaaataaaaaaataaaaaaataaagaaagaagaaccaatagttgaaattaataatttaatgatagaaaaaaaaaaaaagataaaaattataaatagatgtagaaggaaaaaagagaaaagaaaaagagtaaacAGTTGGTAACGGCGGATGACCGCGGTGTCCGGCTTTTGTCCAATCCCTGCGGTGTGAAGAGGAAGCACTGACAGACATCTTCCATTCAAATCCCACCATAATATTCACACGTGTCTCCATCTCATcccttcctctcttttcttttcattttccttacGTCCTCcccttcctctctttcatTCCTAatgcaaatattaattataatcacTTACCTAactattcatttcttttatttcaacGCAAATATTTTACATCTATTAACATACTAATTCCTCAAACTAAATAgatgtaaataaattataatttacttttatttcaCTTACGTAAGAACACATGATAAGGAAGAGTTGGTGAAAGAAATTGCACATGCATCAAtacttatttaaatattggagcttttcaaacaaatttctaaCTATAACAAGTTCGtgaaatatatgtataatgaAAACGTGAAGTTGGATAgaactttaaatttatgtaaCGGTTGTTAATAAagttaactttcttttcttgcaTGGAGAGATTCCATTGAAACTAAAACGTTTGGTAGTTCCACCCaattcattgtttttctttttgagaaaCTTATGGTAGAAGTGTTGCATATATCTAACAGTTATGAGCATATCAATTTAATGCCAATATCAATTCTCAAACAACTTGCTATTATTAAAAGTAGcctaatttaaaagttattttacgtgataatattttttttaaaactcgaGTTAATAATTTAACGCTCCAAGTTTTCATTTACCTCTATAGTCTAAGTACAAAACTTAATTTACATATCAAAATATGGATTCCATGGGCTTTTTTTAcctatttataagaaaaaaaaaagtcgaTGGACtaaccaaattttataattaaaatcgtgtttattttttcaattcgACATGAGGTTGGAAGGATCAACCCATTCATAGCTTGCATATACTTATTAAATTATGCTTAAATTGACTAAACCCGTTAATTTTTCCCAAACCACATGCCCCactttcaacattttaatggATCTAAAGGAAATATTGTCACACGTTTGTATCAAAAAGCTAGCTAAGATTACAAGAAAAGAGATTCAAAAAGCTATAACCCTAGCTAAGCCTTTTCtcttctaatttcatttttttttctcatggattctactgtttttttttcttcttccattctaACTTGGATTCAAACTCCTGCTTTTAAGCCTTTCTTGATACAATTAGTGAGATAATGTCGTggaatgaatttgaaaattgaagataaaagaaaagctcGTGACCCTTTCTATATAAAATCATATTAGTTTGTAACCATTCAATCACTGtacattataattaaattataataattttgaaatatagtaACTAAATCTTTGTGTATCAAAATTTAGAGACTAACTCATTCgtttgaccatttttttttgttaacaaGAACTTTGAATGATCAtagactaaattaaaaaacaattaaattaacaaacatTAATCAAGGAGCAacttatatacatacatatatatatatatatataattgagatatataataaataaagattgtCCCACGAGTTCACAAAACGTGTAACCAAAACCTAGAATTCATAAAGTTTGGTCCCTAAAATgcatgtaaaaataaaatataaataaggtATGATTGCTTTCCCAAATTTAAGGgtttaagaaatatatatttaattacagtATGTCACCTGAGCAAACGGCAAATGCAGCTTCCAATAGACTAACAAAGTCAATTTATAAACGTCGAAAAGGAACaataactttttctaaaaaaagattaattatttgggtttaattaGAGACATTAATAatgattaattgtttttttcttttgttttatttattatgattatgaaaactCTTGGGGTCAATCAGAAAGATTTAGACcctaaacaataattaattaaatgtaacCCCTACTTTCTGTTTCATATACTTTACAATAGTCGTTTTGGtcaaaagatttttgaaaatgcatTATGATATTGTGCATGGACAAAGAcccttttcctttaattttcttttgcttattAGTCAATGTAAGTCGATGCATTAAAatgtgtgttttttattttctttctcttttaaaaaaaatacttcaataaaattaatcttgaaaagaaatagttgTAGTTTTGAATTAggataaaaatgttttatttgaaaGAGGGTTTAGTTTTGAGTTGTTTAATTAATGAAGGGTAAACaagattaaattattgatataagGAGTGACATTTGTGTAACATTCAGCACTAGAATTTATTTAGTAACAACCAGTTGACAAAATGTAGCCGTTAGcatgtaattattttgaaaattggaagaTGACGTGATCTAGCAACCAACTTCAACAGCTTTTGGCAGATTTATAATTTGACTGTGCATGAGAAATTCGTGAATTCAAAACGTAATTTTGTCTTAAACACAAGTTACCAATTTTAGCTCAATCAATTATCAATTGCCTCTCGGCTATCAATCACTAAATTAACCAAATGACTCCATCTCAATATTACTTAagttaaatgatatatttgaaaattgagaacATTTAATCAAagaagtaaaaatgaaaaattagtaaaagagAAGGGAAGTGAGGTGGCATCAACGTTGTAGGATGGGAAATAGAAGGAGTCCCAGATCGGGTGCCACGTTTAAAGAAGTGACGTTTGAAGATAGAGGCGTGGATTTTGGTGCACAGCTGATTTGCGTCCCCAATCACTCCCCattttctccttctccctaatctattcatttctctttctcctctatatcttaattttaatttttaacttttttacttcaaccatattttaatttaactgaATTAGcttttttcaatattgaattttcctcttttgttctcaaataaaataatttatttgaaaattttcagtcaatcaaataaacttatttaatatttgcGATCTGATGGATATAAAATTACGGATGGTGCAACATTTATCATTACAAATGGCAATGCAAACtcaatatgtatatataattttgttggataataaagtgaattacaatattttatgaaactccagtataaaaaaattgacaacaaaaaagtaaaacaataaCTTAATGCAACAATGCAATAGACAACGAATGCATACATTTACATAATTTACAAACAACGTGCTATAGCTATGTCACTCCATGGAAGAATAGTTTACATTAGAGgaaataatttagattaaagATTAGAAACACCTTTAGAGAtagagtttatatatataacacactttttcaaactttaggTCAAAATTATACCCAACACAAATATGCTAGATATGAATAGGGTTTGAAAGGTGTTGCTCCTTTAACCTCTACTAGATTGTATAATCTCTCGGATATTGACTTGCTAAGTGGTTTGTGAGGCTCCCACACTTGATCGTTCAAGACATTGCATATATGAAGATATTAGAagcaaataaaagtttttaacaCCTTCAACACTAATTATCTAAGCTGAGGTaggatattttattttctattcacTTGGAAGATTTAAgaagtatttaattaatagggtggtatttttattattgtgtCATTCACTCATTTCATCTACACATACCCCTATTATATGTATTGAAAATCTTTTCACTTCTCAACCACTATGAAGAAATTCAATGATGAAAAGcaatagatttattaaaagagaCATCAATGGTGAgaataaatagtttatttgattttaatgatGAATGAGATATAATTTATGAGAAGTTTTCTgatcttttcaattatttttgcCCCCACACGTGTGAGCTAAAATAGGCAAACTATTTGTCCACAGAACTCTTGATtgattaaaagagaaaaattagagGATATCATATAGCCTATCTGTTTGTGATCCCATCAATAGCAACCAAACTTTGCTTTATTATTGTCAGATGTGAGAGGCCACTGTTACCAACATTAATATGTTCTTGGACCTACATGTACCCTAAAAACACATTACTaacctttttttccttctcttttttatacatttttgtgGGATTCTATTATAGTTATTGttggaattgaaatttttaaaaattagtgcAGCTCTAGCATCATTCAACCCTAAATCCTAACATAATTCAACTAACCATTCAAAAGcttgataattttattatgtatGTGAGCAACAATATATTCCAAAAACAATAACCGAACAAAGGCATGTCAATTCAGGATGAGGTAAATATATGATTCTTACCTTTATAattgatcatttatatttagtcaatattttaaaggtaacatttattaaagttGTGGAGATGTGTGTtttgataaaatgtaaattattgAGGCCTAAAACTATTGTGTATTGGCATAGCTTTGAATGATGCAATGTTCATTTAATAGCAACATTGTATAATTATATGCAgttaagattttcttttacactATAGCTTTATTTATTAATGGGTTATATGCATGACTTTTGGGGTTTGCCTTCCATTTGActccaaatcaaaataaaatctctTTTATGACATTCATATCATGAATCCCTTCAATATTTCAAtgaatcataaatattttaatcaattgaatatttattctTCTAATGATTTTTTGTTAGTCTTAAAGGAACTATACAATAAGAAATGAACAATAATGTCGGTGTAAGAGCTAGGGAGGTTCCATTTTCAACGTCACATttgttaaactaaaataataacaataatactaAAAGAGAAATACATCTTCATCAACCTTAgcattttagtatttattttgatgGACCAAAATTGTAACCTCCAAACTGGTGAAATTAGATGTCATCAACCTATGTTGTCTTCTTTGGCCATTAATGacatttcttttcccttttaagTCAAATATTTTAGTCCACAAATCCATTTCttggaatataaaaaaagcacttcagccttttcttctattcttcttcttcttcttttatcagTACAACCTCTAGTAGGTAGccccaattaattaataagaaaacacAACAAAGACAATATGATAATAATGGGTGGAAGCTAGCTAGCTCATgtccattttatttattaaaatgtatataagcCCTAAAtgttcatttcaaatttgattgagTTTGATGAAACTTATCaatcaactaaaaatatatatgtcttAGACATATTCAAATTGGTTAAAGACatttttgattaaattttcattcttatgCAGTATTCTCACCtcttaaaaaacaacattttcttcttatcaTATTTATCATAGGCATGAATAAGTAACCATTATTGTTGCCAAACACAATAATATTGCATCTGTGTAAGTAAAGTAGGTTAAATATTACTAATTCTCAACTAAAAAATGTgcagtgaagaagaaaatgaaagtaagTAAAAAAGGACAAAGTACAACAACTATGATTAAACTGTGGTAGTAGTTGCAATGACACCCTCAAACTTTTAGTTGTAAGAACGAGActcttaaaatttttctaatattgaGTTTAAATAACCCTTCGTAGAAATACAAtcttaaacaataaaaattgaacCGTTTAATGTATACTTTTTGTATCCAATTTCAACActcaattcttttatttccaaaGTTTGACGatataattttaactatttgtACTTTAGGGAAGATTTCTACGTTTTAGGTTaacatacaaattaaaaatgaaacctACAAGGACTTGATCATCAAACCTACCAATGACCTCAAAGCTGAAACTAATATACTTCAACACGACTTCCCTTTCATCATgtgtttagaaattaaattagctAGTACACAAAATGGAACAAAATGActataatcaaatataaatggaagagaaaataaCATAACATTTGGTATAAACTTGTTGGGTATATGATACTGACTTTGTTAGGGATGTAAGTAACTAGGTAAGTATGAATGTGAAGGAAGTGTATAAAGAGTTAAGATATATTAAGATGAATCATCGTTTTAAGAGACAGAAAGGGATAGATAATTGAATGATTTTGAGAGTAGATCAGCAGATACTATGATGAAGGCTAGGTTTAAAATTTCTGTGTTGCAATGGaacataaaaaatggaaaagacaAGAGGAGAGgaggaaaagggaaaagagagaagagatgtGATGGgatatatctaaaaaaaaaaaagagtagatGTGAATGTAGACGTGGCAGTCATTGAAAGGGGTTAAGAAGTTTGCTTGTGTCACCACTCGGTGTTTATATGTTTGCTTCACGCAAGCAGCTGCCCCTCAACTTCCCCTCCTCTTTAAGACTCAAACCAAAATCACACACTAAAACACACAAAACTTTCACACAATTCatccaaattttcatcaaactttcaaatgtaAAGGGAAAAACCCCATTTGCCCTTTCATATGACCCACACCCAAACATCAATTGCCCTCCATCAACATACCCTCATGAGTACCGGCGAAGGCGGCGTCGCTCACGGCGGAGGGCCATGCGGCGCCTGCAAGTTTTTGAGGAGAAAGTGTGTGAAAGGCTGCATTTTCGCACCCTATTTCGACTCTGATCAAGGCGCCGCCCACTTCGCCGCTGTTCATAAGGTGTTTGGAGCTAGCAATGCCTCTAAGCTCCTCCACCGCATCCCACCTCCCAAACGTCTCGACGCTTGCGTTACGCTTTGTTATGAAGCTCTCGCTAGGGTTCGAGACCCTGTCTATGGTTGcgtttctcaaattttctcCCTCCAACAACAGGTTAGTTCGCTAATTATAGTTGATACctaagttttttaattatcaatcaAGTAGTTAAACTCATGGTAGCTAATTATGAATTTAAGCTCTTGAATTCGAAAAACATTTAACTTAACATATCGAAACAAGAAGTGCAAGCTAAAATAACAGAGACGAAAAACATGGAAAAAGATCAAACCAAAGCTAAAGTACTAATTACTGATTTTGAAGCTTTGATTTAAAGGTGAGTTTGTTTTAACATccatttttagggttttgagtGTTTGAATGCGAAAAGAGGAAAGTAAACAATTTGTAAAGAGATTTTATGATTGTGGGTTGCAgttgtaattattataattaatcaaatggGATTTTGCTTGAAAACCATGGCGACTTGCATTTCTAGGAAACAAATTattagggttttctttttggaaggaattaattaatgaaagagCTTCCCATTTTCCAATGAATTATTTGTCAAACTATTTGAAATAGTTgttttgaaagagagagagatagagagcgGTGGCGGCTGCCTAATACTTGGTGTGTTGCTTCACAAACTAGCCAAACAATTTTAGCTGCtccataaatttttatatataatatatatctaagtTTCTACATTTgactttctcttatttattcttttcattataatcattttatcttaaataaaaaataaaccaaccttaattatgtttgtatatttccaagaaacaaaaagaaggaTAAGGTTTAAGTTGAATTTGTATTCATCTTTAAaagacagagagagagagaaagaaagtgaGCTTTAAGTTgaattagatataaaattaagttttaaacCTATTAACATTTGTTTAACTTCTAAAGTTTTTCGAATTTGTTCTTTACTTCTTAGGtgtaaaattgaaagtgtAAGATTTTGTCAAAcatatctatttttctttttctttttgtagtttaAGAAACAATTAGAATCAAATCTCAAAGTTAAGAAATTTGTAgaacagttttttttaaagcttgGAAACCCAGATGGACTTAATTATCAAAGTTTAAGAgctagatatatatatatttttt
This DNA window, taken from Cucumis sativus cultivar 9930 chromosome 6, Cucumber_9930_V3, whole genome shotgun sequence, encodes the following:
- the LOC101220840 gene encoding LOB domain-containing protein 19; its protein translation is MTHTQTSIALHQHTLMSTGEGGVAHGGGPCGACKFLRRKCVKGCIFAPYFDSDQGAAHFAAVHKVFGASNASKLLHRIPPPKRLDACVTLCYEALARVRDPVYGCVSQIFSLQQQVVNLQAELAYIQAKLSTLQRLFPPPLHTPSPTTCNTPLPEAIPDSDMGLFPNVPMLLDPLQTQLGCNEMTNSFLNPVDYQDQMDEDGGLQSLAREFVSRCLPGVRIRPPCSQI